A region from the Salidesulfovibrio onnuriiensis genome encodes:
- a CDS encoding PAS domain-containing protein — protein MSLPVILLTVLAYLGVLFALAFLVEHNERLCRAVQRNPYIYCLSIGIYCTSWTFFGAVGRAANIGVDVLAVFLGASLTYTAAWLVVRKLAAIKESFKTTSIADFLSTRYSHPQLLAGLVTFICLLAIMPYIALQLKSVISTTMVLMARPGSETQTLGQDIGQILCLLMSVFTILFGARRIDPTERHQGMIAAIAIQSVVKLAAILACGFFVVFMVHDGFADVYQKALEVNGNAMFLGSLKARGVQGYLTWGTMFLMSMCAGLFLPRQFHVAVVENSDLGHTRTATWFFPLYLIAFNVFVMPLAYAGIAARLPLSAADTYVLTLPLHHGNTGLALFVFIGGFSAAISMIMISAMTTSTMFVNHLLLPLFSRLGIMGTAGRFLLQWRWASIVGVIFLGYLFAQGIGNSYALVSIGLISFAAATQFAPAFLGTLFWRRTNFAGAFGGLLAGFMVWFYTLLLPAMIKSGWIQTDLLENGPFGIALLRPEALFGLTEFPPLANSLFWSLFFNVCLFLALTLAFEQTDREKQVAEEFVSVLDASSMGSLTTDVEVDLDQKTLQLSGGLQMQLGQGKAVDMVQACRKKLGLGDTRQVDVVDYARLFREVERSLSGVFGYAMAKQVLKRDQYFTDVEQRALSEGYGRILARLNLPPRKLLERIDYHEEREHMLEEHGRELDRKIRERDKALAKRKATEAALKASEEKFHSIFENALEGIFQSTPEGRFLTANPAMASMLGYGSPQHLVETVTDISRELYVDPNQRKELLATLQKEGRAREFDVELYRADRSKMWMGLHLYPKYDDAGNLLYMEGIGVDITRRKLSEQGLKRYQDHLEDLMAQKSQEAQNQEDLLGEILGCLDAGMVVMDREANTVLKANEAAERLLGTERANIVGLPCEAIPGLTPDGGQCIIDASECGAGLRETTITSGKGRKIPVLQCVLETRFQGDPALVLVLVPHKKEA, from the coding sequence ATGAGCCTGCCCGTCATCCTGCTCACGGTTCTGGCCTACCTGGGCGTGCTCTTTGCCCTGGCCTTCCTGGTGGAGCACAACGAACGGCTGTGCCGCGCCGTGCAGCGAAACCCCTACATCTACTGCCTGTCCATCGGCATCTACTGCACCAGCTGGACATTCTTCGGCGCCGTGGGGCGCGCCGCCAACATCGGCGTGGACGTGCTGGCCGTGTTCCTGGGCGCCAGCCTGACCTACACGGCTGCCTGGCTGGTGGTGCGCAAGCTCGCGGCCATCAAGGAGAGCTTCAAGACCACCAGCATCGCGGACTTTCTTTCCACGCGCTACTCCCACCCCCAGCTCCTGGCCGGGCTGGTCACATTCATCTGCCTGCTGGCCATCATGCCCTACATCGCCCTGCAGCTGAAATCGGTCATCAGCACGACCATGGTGCTCATGGCCCGGCCCGGCAGCGAGACACAAACCCTGGGGCAGGACATCGGCCAGATACTGTGCCTGCTCATGTCGGTCTTCACCATCCTGTTCGGGGCGCGGCGCATCGATCCCACCGAACGGCACCAGGGCATGATCGCGGCCATCGCCATCCAGTCCGTGGTCAAGCTCGCCGCCATACTGGCCTGCGGATTCTTCGTGGTCTTCATGGTCCATGACGGATTCGCCGACGTGTACCAGAAGGCCCTGGAGGTCAACGGAAACGCCATGTTCCTGGGCTCCCTCAAGGCCCGGGGGGTGCAGGGCTACCTGACCTGGGGCACCATGTTCCTCATGTCCATGTGCGCGGGCCTGTTCCTGCCCCGCCAGTTCCACGTGGCCGTGGTGGAGAACTCGGACCTCGGGCATACCCGCACCGCTACTTGGTTCTTCCCCCTATACCTCATCGCCTTCAACGTATTCGTCATGCCCCTGGCCTATGCGGGCATCGCCGCCCGGCTGCCCCTTTCCGCCGCCGATACCTACGTGCTGACCCTGCCCCTGCACCACGGCAACACGGGCCTGGCCCTGTTCGTGTTCATCGGCGGTTTTTCCGCGGCCATCTCCATGATCATGATCTCGGCCATGACCACCTCCACCATGTTCGTCAACCACCTGCTCCTGCCCCTGTTCTCCCGGCTGGGCATCATGGGCACCGCAGGCAGGTTTCTGCTGCAATGGCGCTGGGCCTCCATCGTGGGGGTCATCTTCCTGGGCTACCTGTTTGCGCAGGGAATCGGGAATTCCTACGCCCTGGTCAGCATAGGGCTCATCTCCTTTGCCGCGGCCACCCAGTTCGCCCCGGCCTTCCTGGGCACCCTGTTCTGGCGCAGGACCAATTTCGCGGGGGCCTTCGGCGGGCTCCTGGCCGGCTTCATGGTCTGGTTCTACACCCTGCTGCTCCCGGCCATGATCAAGAGCGGCTGGATCCAGACCGACCTGCTGGAAAACGGCCCCTTCGGCATTGCCCTGCTCCGGCCGGAAGCCCTGTTCGGGCTCACGGAATTTCCGCCCCTGGCCAACAGCCTTTTCTGGTCCCTGTTCTTCAATGTCTGCCTGTTCCTCGCCCTGACCCTGGCCTTCGAGCAGACCGACCGGGAAAAGCAGGTGGCCGAGGAATTCGTCTCGGTCCTTGACGCCTCCTCCATGGGCTCCCTGACCACGGACGTGGAGGTGGACCTGGACCAAAAAACACTGCAACTTTCGGGCGGCCTGCAGATGCAGCTCGGACAGGGCAAGGCGGTGGACATGGTCCAGGCCTGTCGGAAAAAACTGGGGCTCGGCGACACGCGCCAGGTGGACGTGGTGGACTACGCCCGGCTGTTCCGCGAGGTGGAGCGTTCCCTGTCCGGCGTGTTCGGCTATGCCATGGCCAAGCAGGTGCTCAAGCGCGACCAGTATTTCACGGACGTGGAGCAGCGCGCCCTGTCCGAAGGGTACGGACGCATCCTGGCCCGGCTCAACCTGCCGCCGCGCAAGCTGCTGGAGCGCATCGACTACCACGAGGAACGCGAGCACATGCTTGAGGAACACGGCCGGGAACTGGACCGCAAGATCCGGGAGCGGGACAAGGCGCTTGCCAAGCGCAAGGCCACGGAAGCGGCCCTCAAGGCGTCCGAGGAAAAATTCCACAGCATCTTCGAAAACGCTCTGGAGGGAATCTTCCAATCCACGCCGGAAGGGAGATTTTTAACGGCAAACCCGGCCATGGCATCCATGCTCGGGTACGGCTCGCCCCAGCATCTCGTGGAAACCGTGACCGATATCTCCCGCGAGCTTTACGTGGACCCCAACCAGCGCAAGGAACTGCTCGCAACCCTGCAAAAGGAAGGCAGAGCGCGGGAATTCGACGTCGAACTCTACCGGGCGGACCGAAGCAAGATGTGGATGGGCCTGCACCTGTACCCCAAGTATGACGACGCGGGAAACCTCCTCTACATGGAAGGCATCGGCGTGGACATCACCCGCCGCAAGCTCTCCGAACAGGGCCTGAAACGCTACCAGGACCACCTGGAGGACCTCATGGCCCAAAAGAGCCAGGAGGCGCAGAACCAGGAGGACCTGCTCGGCGAAATACTCGGCTGCCTGGATGCGGGCATGGTCGTCATGGACAGGGAGGCCAACACCGTGCTCAAGGCCAACGAGGCCGCGGAAAGGCTCCTGGGAACCGAGCGGGCCAACATCGTGGGCCTGCCCTGCGAGGCCATCCCCGGTCTGACCCCGGACGGCGGCCAATGCATCATCGACGCAAGCGAATGCGGCGCGGGCCTGCGGGAGACAACCATCACCTCGGGCAAGGGCAGAAAGATCCCGGTGCTCCAATGCGTGCTGGAAACCCGCTTCCAGGGCGACCCGGCCCTGGTGCTGGTGCTGGTGCCGCACAAGAAGGAAGCCTGA
- a CDS encoding MATE family efflux transporter — protein sequence MVQHNDLTRGPLPGLIRQIAVPTCVGMVFSTMYNVVDTWFAGLIGTEAQAALSLSFPVFFLLMAAGSGLQVGSTSLIGSALGEGDRDRAASYAVQAISFGLLASAGLAVLGLWASPHLFGFMGAKGPYLETCMAYMGPIFSCAPVFLLLYMCNATLQAVGDTRTFRNFIAGGAALNCALDPWFIYGGLGLPPMGVAGVAWATVVIHAAGCGYLLLRVRKTGLLKTDKGRNLVPRPGLYLSIARQGLPASVNFLTIAIGVFVINSFVSDFGQGAVAAYGIAMRVEQIALMPTIGLNVAALSIISQNFGARDFGRIRETLRLCLKYGAWMMLPAAAPIILLARPFMAAFSSDPAVVETGAAYLRIDALVLYGYVVIFVGTSALQAIQKPMFAIWLGLGRQFLAPVLLFWLFTRILGLGILSIWWSIFAIVWIAAGITYWFSRRKLREAAAGAD from the coding sequence ATGGTCCAGCACAACGATCTCACCCGTGGCCCCCTGCCCGGGCTCATCCGCCAGATCGCCGTTCCCACCTGCGTGGGCATGGTCTTTTCCACCATGTACAACGTGGTGGACACCTGGTTCGCCGGGCTCATCGGCACCGAGGCCCAGGCCGCGCTCTCCCTGTCCTTTCCGGTCTTTTTCCTGCTCATGGCCGCCGGGTCCGGGCTCCAGGTGGGCTCCACCTCCCTCATCGGGTCGGCCCTGGGGGAAGGCGACCGGGACAGGGCCGCCTCCTACGCGGTGCAGGCAATCAGCTTCGGGCTGCTGGCCAGCGCAGGGCTGGCCGTCCTCGGGCTGTGGGCCTCGCCCCACCTGTTCGGGTTCATGGGCGCCAAGGGCCCGTACCTGGAAACCTGCATGGCCTACATGGGCCCCATCTTCTCCTGCGCGCCGGTCTTCCTGCTCCTGTACATGTGCAACGCCACGCTCCAGGCCGTGGGCGACACGCGCACCTTCCGCAACTTCATCGCCGGGGGCGCGGCCCTCAACTGCGCCCTGGACCCCTGGTTCATATACGGGGGTCTGGGCCTGCCGCCCATGGGCGTGGCCGGGGTGGCATGGGCCACGGTGGTCATCCACGCGGCCGGGTGCGGCTACCTGCTCCTGCGCGTCCGCAAGACCGGCCTGCTGAAAACCGACAAGGGCCGCAACCTCGTCCCCCGGCCCGGGCTCTACCTGTCCATCGCCCGCCAGGGCCTCCCGGCCAGCGTGAACTTCCTGACCATCGCCATCGGCGTGTTCGTCATCAATTCCTTTGTCAGCGACTTCGGGCAGGGGGCGGTGGCCGCATACGGCATCGCCATGCGCGTGGAGCAGATCGCGCTCATGCCCACCATCGGCCTCAATGTGGCGGCCCTGTCCATCATCTCCCAGAATTTCGGGGCCCGGGACTTCGGCCGCATCCGCGAAACCCTGCGGCTCTGCCTCAAGTACGGGGCCTGGATGATGCTCCCGGCGGCCGCGCCCATCATTCTGCTGGCCCGGCCGTTCATGGCCGCCTTCAGCTCGGACCCGGCGGTCGTCGAAACCGGTGCGGCCTACCTGCGCATCGACGCCCTGGTCCTCTACGGCTATGTGGTCATCTTTGTGGGCACCTCGGCGCTCCAGGCCATCCAGAAACCCATGTTCGCCATCTGGCTGGGCCTGGGCCGCCAGTTCCTGGCCCCGGTCCTGCTCTTCTGGCTTTTCACCCGGATCCTGGGCCTGGGCATTCTTTCCATCTGGTGGTCCATCTTCGCCATTGTCTGGATTGCCGCTGGAATAACCTATTGGTTCTCCCGGAGAAAACTGCGGGAAGCAGCGGCTGGCGCGGACTGA
- a CDS encoding zinc dependent phospholipase C family protein, whose amino-acid sequence MKHLMIFCATVATVLLALPSDALAWGPGAHLAIGQAALDNLCLLPPLIARLLARHNDSFLYGCLCADIFIGKGTRFKPGHSHNWTTGFKLLKSARESGTLAYAYGYLTHLAADVVAHNYFVPNMLWSMPCGGKTSHVYVEMHTDMTIDWSPELALRLFRAPNRSSEGVLLSATEQRRWSFLIKKRLMMGSLNLASRKSWDSSLDLAERMLPWPHNTGYRQEMLDLATRTVLHFLEDPTASPALAFDPIGSRNLDRVRGLRTKKLRRGADTPLLFETPGDLADLPALPQQPASLCRAQGQ is encoded by the coding sequence ATGAAACACCTGATGATCTTTTGCGCCACAGTGGCCACGGTCCTGCTGGCGCTCCCCTCCGACGCCCTGGCCTGGGGACCGGGAGCGCACCTGGCCATCGGCCAGGCCGCCCTGGACAACCTGTGCCTGCTGCCGCCGCTCATCGCCAGGCTGCTCGCCCGCCACAACGATTCGTTCCTCTACGGCTGCCTGTGCGCGGATATCTTCATCGGCAAGGGCACCCGCTTCAAGCCCGGCCACAGCCACAACTGGACCACGGGATTCAAGCTCCTGAAGTCCGCCCGGGAATCCGGGACCCTGGCCTATGCCTACGGCTACCTGACCCACCTGGCCGCCGACGTGGTGGCCCACAACTACTTCGTGCCCAACATGCTCTGGAGCATGCCCTGCGGCGGCAAGACCAGCCACGTGTACGTGGAAATGCACACGGACATGACCATCGACTGGAGCCCGGAACTGGCCCTCAGGCTCTTCCGCGCCCCCAACCGCAGCTCCGAGGGCGTGCTGCTCTCGGCAACGGAACAGCGGCGCTGGTCCTTCCTGATCAAGAAACGGCTCATGATGGGCAGCCTGAACCTGGCCTCCCGCAAGAGCTGGGACAGCTCCCTGGACCTGGCCGAACGCATGCTGCCCTGGCCCCACAACACGGGCTACCGCCAGGAAATGCTCGACCTGGCGACCCGCACCGTGCTGCACTTCCTCGAAGATCCCACGGCCTCCCCGGCCCTGGCCTTCGACCCCATCGGCAGCCGCAACCTGGACCGGGTCCGGGGGCTGCGCACCAAAAAACTGCGCCGGGGCGCGGACACGCCGCTCCTGTTCGAGACGCCCGGCGACCTGGCCGACCTTCCCGCACTCCCGCAGCAGCCCGCATCCCTCTGCCGCGCCCAAGGCCAATAG
- a CDS encoding PAS domain S-box protein, with protein MKRSILVVPLALFAIFMLAVFMFERAETEQHRNKMRLNIFYELSAIQSRFETALSRRLNILRATSAVFSGSPNLPDEQADNLIKSLVYDQEGVDAVIVARDNRIVHVYPPTAEDQYLDIPTDHLPPVVSLAIKSSIVRRDMVVMGPSEFFPGRSTILAAIPVFEQQGGPHGNGPFWGAVAMVLDPESIFKDTGLVDEYPELKKALMVPHTDASGWQMAYGSRNVFDADPVTMHILLPQGYWQLAAIPQEGWGKSPYSTFIFGSGFLLALALSLGLWHTLHQARARELAREEYYHLVHTARSIILRLDTAGRIRFINEYALSFFGFERDELEGHPLVGGLFPEFGLDGRNISSLVNRLIRTPSDLPAYEIEAIKKNGEIVWIAWSNRPSYDPRGKLRDIVCVGTDVTKRRQMEEALRKSESKYRLLTENVTDVIWGLDANLHFTYISPSDKQLRGFDAVEVLGKPLWDYVAHGSKDLLLHIVANLERKLHKGQDLPETLTMSLEMLCKDGSTVWVETRATVLYNDEGDMVGMQGVSRDISDRTRADALREDMERIARHDLKTPLGAVIGLPEEIAREGNLTPQQNKMLEVIRKAGTSMLELINRSLDLYKMETDAYALDLERVDLIKLLDLIGAESRPLLRAKGISLGVETPDGAEEFPVMGEKPLLHAMLSNMVKNALEASPEGGSVHIRLRRRDGVRISVRNAGSVPEELREVFFDKYAKGDSSKGSGLGTYSMRLIARTHGGDARLDAATPGETTVNVILPDRPLK; from the coding sequence TTGAAACGATCCATCCTCGTTGTTCCGCTGGCCCTGTTCGCCATATTCATGCTTGCGGTTTTCATGTTCGAACGGGCGGAGACCGAACAGCACCGGAACAAGATGCGCCTGAACATCTTCTATGAGCTCAGCGCCATCCAGAGCCGGTTCGAAACCGCGCTCTCCCGCAGGCTGAACATCCTGCGGGCCACGTCCGCGGTCTTTTCGGGCAGCCCTAACCTGCCCGACGAGCAGGCGGACAACCTGATCAAGAGCCTGGTCTACGACCAGGAAGGCGTGGACGCCGTCATCGTGGCCCGGGACAACCGCATCGTCCATGTCTACCCGCCCACCGCCGAGGACCAATATCTGGACATCCCCACCGACCATCTGCCCCCGGTCGTCTCCCTGGCCATCAAGAGCAGCATCGTCCGCCGCGACATGGTGGTCATGGGACCTTCGGAATTCTTTCCCGGCAGAAGCACCATCCTGGCGGCCATACCCGTGTTCGAGCAACAGGGCGGCCCCCACGGCAACGGCCCGTTCTGGGGCGCGGTGGCCATGGTGCTCGACCCGGAGTCCATCTTCAAGGATACCGGGCTCGTGGATGAATACCCGGAACTGAAAAAGGCCCTCATGGTCCCCCATACGGACGCCAGCGGCTGGCAGATGGCCTATGGCTCCAGGAACGTGTTCGACGCCGACCCGGTGACCATGCACATCCTCCTGCCGCAAGGCTACTGGCAGTTGGCGGCCATCCCCCAGGAAGGCTGGGGGAAATCGCCCTACTCCACGTTCATTTTCGGCTCGGGCTTTCTCCTGGCCCTGGCCCTGTCCCTGGGCCTCTGGCACACTCTGCACCAGGCCCGGGCGCGGGAACTGGCGCGGGAGGAATACTACCACCTGGTCCACACGGCCCGCAGCATCATCCTGCGCCTGGATACGGCGGGCCGCATCCGGTTCATCAACGAATACGCCCTGTCCTTTTTCGGGTTCGAGCGCGATGAGCTGGAGGGCCATCCCCTGGTGGGCGGCCTGTTCCCGGAATTCGGGCTCGACGGCAGGAACATCTCCAGCCTGGTCAACCGGCTCATCCGCACCCCTTCCGACCTGCCCGCATACGAGATCGAGGCGATCAAGAAAAACGGCGAGATCGTCTGGATCGCCTGGAGCAACCGGCCTTCCTACGACCCGCGCGGCAAGCTGCGGGACATCGTCTGCGTGGGCACGGACGTGACCAAGCGGCGGCAGATGGAGGAGGCCCTGCGCAAGAGCGAAAGCAAGTACCGACTGCTCACGGAGAACGTCACCGACGTGATCTGGGGCCTGGACGCCAACCTGCACTTCACCTACATCAGCCCCTCGGACAAGCAGCTGCGCGGCTTCGACGCCGTGGAGGTGCTGGGTAAGCCCCTCTGGGACTACGTGGCCCACGGCTCCAAGGACCTGCTGCTGCATATCGTGGCCAATCTGGAGCGCAAGCTGCACAAGGGCCAGGACCTGCCAGAGACCCTGACCATGTCCCTGGAGATGCTCTGCAAGGACGGCAGCACGGTCTGGGTGGAGACCCGCGCCACCGTGCTCTACAACGACGAGGGCGACATGGTGGGCATGCAGGGCGTCAGCCGCGACATCTCGGACCGCACCCGGGCGGACGCCCTGCGCGAGGACATGGAGCGCATCGCGCGCCACGATTTAAAGACCCCGCTGGGCGCGGTCATCGGCCTGCCCGAGGAGATCGCCCGGGAAGGCAACCTGACCCCGCAGCAGAACAAGATGCTCGAGGTCATCCGCAAGGCCGGAACGTCCATGCTCGAGCTCATCAACCGCTCCCTGGATCTCTACAAGATGGAAACCGACGCCTACGCCCTGGACCTGGAGCGCGTGGACCTCATCAAGCTTCTGGACCTCATCGGCGCGGAATCCCGGCCCTTGCTGCGCGCCAAGGGCATCAGCCTCGGCGTGGAAACGCCGGACGGGGCCGAGGAATTCCCGGTCATGGGCGAAAAACCCCTGCTGCACGCCATGCTCTCCAACATGGTCAAGAACGCCCTGGAGGCCTCCCCCGAGGGCGGCTCCGTGCATATCCGGCTGCGCCGCCGCGACGGGGTGCGCATTTCCGTGCGCAATGCCGGCAGCGTGCCCGAGGAGCTGCGCGAGGTCTTCTTCGACAAGTACGCCAAGGGCGATTCCTCCAAGGGGTCGGGCCTGGGCACCTATTCCATGCGGCTCATCGCCCGCACCCACGGCGGGGACGCACGCCTGGACGCCGCCACCCCCGGCGAGACCACGGTCAACGTCATCCTTCCGGACCGGCCCCTCAAGTAG
- a CDS encoding sulfite exporter TauE/SafE family protein, which translates to MNFDTLFLVALQSSLMLGFIHGVNPCGHSWVVLAPFVAGDSSGKRVSVLTTAFIFGTTMGCLGIGLALGLLSAGLPESVRSVTDMITGGIIVLLGAVLLWRPHLLHSHDHDGHHCHEHGHDHDHGDHCSCHSHAHTPLSARRSTAWGLGTLGFVNMIVPCPTVAIMYSYALESGSAAKSVAVFGIYALGTGVALGGVIYAIFKVTSLIRRMQQSWIEPAVMRTVGVMTIAFGVYSLYGDFAA; encoded by the coding sequence ATGAATTTCGATACACTCTTTCTCGTGGCGCTCCAGTCCAGCCTCATGCTGGGGTTCATCCACGGGGTCAACCCCTGCGGCCATTCCTGGGTGGTGCTGGCCCCGTTCGTTGCGGGAGATTCCAGCGGCAAACGCGTTTCCGTGCTGACCACCGCCTTCATCTTCGGAACCACCATGGGCTGCCTGGGCATCGGGCTGGCCCTGGGCCTGCTTTCCGCAGGCCTGCCCGAGTCGGTGCGCTCCGTCACGGACATGATCACCGGCGGCATCATCGTCCTGCTGGGCGCGGTGCTGCTCTGGCGGCCACACCTGCTGCACAGCCACGACCATGACGGCCACCACTGCCATGAGCACGGGCATGACCACGACCACGGGGACCACTGCTCCTGCCATTCCCACGCGCACACGCCCCTTTCCGCGCGCAGGTCCACGGCCTGGGGACTCGGCACCCTCGGCTTCGTGAACATGATCGTGCCCTGCCCCACGGTGGCCATCATGTATTCCTACGCCCTGGAATCGGGCAGCGCCGCCAAGTCCGTGGCCGTGTTCGGCATCTACGCGCTGGGAACGGGCGTCGCCCTGGGCGGGGTCATCTACGCCATCTTCAAGGTCACCAGCCTGATCCGGCGCATGCAGCAGTCGTGGATCGAACCGGCGGTCATGCGCACCGTGGGCGTCATGACCATCGCCTTCGGCGTCTATTCCCTGTACGGAGACTTCGCAGCCTAG
- a CDS encoding MarR family winged helix-turn-helix transcriptional regulator yields the protein MSDTDRLTHLIVEFYDKLSSWEHSVVRDKGLTLAQVHTLEILGIHRAMRMKELAEKMGVTTGTLTVMVDRLEKNELVRRRPHESDRRSILVELTDAGHEHFLEHDKLHKQLTEDITSALSEEERSSLAMVLEKMNREF from the coding sequence ATGAGCGATACGGACAGACTCACCCACCTCATCGTCGAGTTCTACGACAAGCTCTCGTCCTGGGAGCACAGCGTGGTGCGCGACAAGGGCCTGACCCTGGCCCAGGTGCACACCCTGGAGATCCTCGGCATCCACCGGGCCATGCGCATGAAGGAGCTGGCCGAAAAGATGGGCGTGACCACCGGCACGCTCACGGTCATGGTGGACCGCCTGGAAAAGAACGAACTGGTGCGCCGCAGACCGCACGAATCCGACCGCCGCTCCATCCTGGTGGAGCTGACCGACGCGGGGCATGAGCATTTCCTGGAGCACGACAAGCTGCACAAGCAGCTCACCGAAGACATCACCTCCGCCCTTTCCGAGGAGGAGCGTTCCTCCCTGGCCATGGTCCTGGAAAAGATGAACCGGGAATTCTAG
- a CDS encoding substrate-binding periplasmic protein — protein sequence MKKGLLIILSVLVISAFMAMSALAAQKVTIVGDSDYPPYSFDNNGKMDGIYVRILQKIFPQMTDYDVEFKLIPWKRGLALVEKGEALGIVPPYYRPEKRPWIKPYSDPIIKEEVAVFCNKKVLDKPRTKFPEDYYGLLFGNNMGFAAGGKDFTDAVATGKIKMEETKGTDKNLQKLASGRVDCYINDKQAILWSLKQLAADGKLMGNPDDVVESQIISGEEGYIGFSAKLDAADFAAKFNALLKAMKDSGEVDAIIKEFNK from the coding sequence ATGAAAAAGGGATTGCTGATCATCCTGTCGGTCCTGGTTATTTCCGCATTCATGGCCATGTCCGCACTGGCCGCCCAGAAGGTGACCATCGTGGGGGATTCGGATTACCCGCCCTACAGTTTCGACAACAACGGCAAGATGGATGGGATCTATGTCCGGATCCTGCAGAAGATCTTTCCGCAGATGACGGACTACGACGTGGAATTCAAGCTCATCCCCTGGAAGCGGGGCCTGGCGCTCGTGGAAAAGGGAGAGGCGCTCGGCATTGTTCCGCCCTATTACCGGCCCGAAAAACGCCCCTGGATAAAGCCCTATTCCGACCCGATCATCAAGGAGGAGGTGGCGGTCTTCTGCAACAAGAAGGTCCTGGACAAGCCCCGGACGAAATTCCCTGAGGACTACTACGGCCTGCTCTTCGGGAACAACATGGGCTTTGCGGCGGGCGGCAAGGATTTCACGGACGCCGTGGCCACAGGGAAAATCAAGATGGAAGAAACCAAGGGAACCGACAAGAACCTCCAGAAGCTGGCCTCCGGCCGGGTGGACTGCTACATCAACGACAAGCAGGCCATTCTCTGGAGCCTGAAGCAGCTCGCCGCGGACGGCAAGCTCATGGGCAACCCCGACGATGTGGTCGAAAGCCAGATCATCAGCGGCGAGGAAGGCTACATCGGCTTTTCCGCCAAGCTTGATGCGGCGGACTTCGCGGCCAAGTTCAACGCGTTGCTCAAGGCCATGAAGGACAGCGGGGAAGTCGACGCGATCATCAAGGAATTCAACAAATAA
- a CDS encoding substrate-binding periplasmic protein, which produces MRKAAACLLFLFAFAMAGMGSATAEDIHVALYGDDAYPPYSFDEGGAVRGIYPEIIREAGKRMRGFSLTIRLLPWRRLLEAAKRGEVFAIFPPYYRPVERRYLTAYSAPILDETLAVFCNSDILASPRPAWPEDYYGLHIGKNLAFSTGGPAFDQAVEDGMIRLEEIPGTELNVRKLLEGRIDCYINDRIAVLWTIKRQFRTTYRYSNRIREGATISSEQGFLAYSGFYKAKYRDGFIKAFDQALRSLQADGTVDQIVRGYTQ; this is translated from the coding sequence TTGAGGAAAGCCGCCGCATGCCTCCTGTTCCTGTTTGCCTTCGCCATGGCCGGCATGGGCTCGGCCACGGCCGAAGACATCCATGTCGCCCTCTACGGGGACGACGCGTATCCGCCGTACAGCTTTGACGAAGGCGGCGCGGTCAGGGGCATTTATCCCGAGATCATCCGGGAGGCGGGAAAACGCATGCGGGGCTTCTCGCTGACGATCAGGCTGCTCCCCTGGCGCCGCCTGCTGGAAGCCGCGAAGCGCGGGGAGGTGTTCGCGATCTTTCCGCCCTACTACCGGCCGGTCGAAAGGAGATACCTGACCGCCTATTCCGCGCCCATTCTCGACGAAACCCTGGCGGTCTTCTGCAACAGCGACATCCTTGCATCGCCGCGCCCGGCCTGGCCGGAAGATTACTACGGCCTGCACATCGGGAAAAACCTGGCCTTCTCGACCGGGGGGCCCGCATTCGACCAGGCGGTGGAAGACGGCATGATCAGGCTGGAGGAAATCCCGGGCACCGAACTCAACGTGCGCAAGCTCCTGGAGGGACGCATCGACTGCTACATCAACGACCGCATCGCCGTGCTCTGGACCATCAAGCGCCAGTTCCGCACGACATACCGGTATTCCAACAGGATCAGGGAAGGCGCGACCATCAGCAGCGAACAGGGGTTCCTCGCCTATTCCGGATTTTACAAGGCCAAGTACAGGGACGGCTTCATCAAGGCCTTTGACCAGGCCCTCCGATCCCTCCAGGCCGACGGCACCGTCGATCAAATCGTCCGAGGCTACACCCAGTAG
- a CDS encoding esterase/lipase family protein, which yields MTCSGRWFTIPAMNVFLCILSVFFVTPLLRYLGFYMVNRRTGELRDIRDRLGPDFWPSLVWAYCTGVFSEILVVLAAPFAPLLKRDNVPGEGTPIIFVHGLYHNISAWLFFQIFLARAGHRNVYFYGYNSFTKPFAPAAEGLVEFLEQVLAENPVARPCLSGTAWEGW from the coding sequence TTGACATGTTCTGGCCGCTGGTTCACCATCCCGGCCATGAACGTTTTCCTCTGCATCCTGTCCGTGTTCTTTGTCACGCCCCTGCTGCGTTACCTGGGGTTTTACATGGTCAACCGGCGCACCGGTGAACTGCGGGATATCCGGGACCGGCTCGGCCCCGATTTCTGGCCGTCCCTTGTCTGGGCCTATTGCACGGGCGTGTTCAGCGAGATCCTGGTGGTGCTCGCGGCCCCGTTCGCCCCGCTGCTCAAGAGGGATAACGTTCCCGGCGAGGGCACGCCCATCATTTTCGTGCACGGCCTGTACCACAACATTTCTGCCTGGCTCTTCTTCCAGATCTTTCTGGCCCGGGCCGGGCACAGGAACGTCTATTTCTACGGCTACAACAGCTTCACCAAGCCGTTCGCTCCCGCTGCGGAAGGGTTGGTCGAGTTCCTGGAACAGGTGCTGGCCGAGAACCCGGTCGCAAGGCCGTGCTTATCGGGCACAGCCTGGGAGGGCTGGTGA